In one Sphingobium sp. MI1205 genomic region, the following are encoded:
- a CDS encoding TlpA disulfide reductase family protein: MISLGPLALALERLFAVLGIIVFLMAANWICRRHGKDSEKAAWRALLVGLLAARLGFAGQNWPAFAVEPLTILYVWQGGFSPLVGLTAAAITLGLSLRRTPALLPMGIAFTGSAAAALAATALFLTSAHKPLPQGLVLHSLAGEARSLDERRGKPLVINLWASWCPPCRREMPMLIEEATRSPMPILLINQGEDAERVRAWLQGQKLAPANVLLDPDQRAAAAIGSAGLPATLFIDSKGVIRELHVGEISRAALLAGMRELD, from the coding sequence ATGATAAGCCTTGGCCCGCTCGCGCTGGCGCTGGAGCGGCTTTTCGCGGTGCTTGGGATCATTGTCTTCCTGATGGCGGCGAACTGGATCTGCCGCCGCCACGGAAAGGACAGCGAGAAAGCCGCATGGCGGGCACTGCTCGTAGGCTTGCTGGCGGCGCGCCTCGGTTTCGCAGGCCAGAACTGGCCCGCCTTCGCGGTCGAGCCTCTGACCATTCTCTATGTCTGGCAGGGCGGCTTCTCGCCGCTCGTGGGTCTGACGGCTGCCGCCATAACGCTCGGTCTGTCCCTGCGACGGACGCCCGCGTTGTTGCCCATGGGCATCGCATTCACGGGCAGCGCCGCGGCTGCCTTGGCAGCCACAGCGCTGTTCCTCACCTCTGCGCACAAGCCCTTGCCGCAAGGACTCGTTCTCCATTCGCTGGCGGGCGAGGCCAGGTCGCTCGACGAACGACGGGGAAAGCCGCTCGTCATCAATCTCTGGGCGAGTTGGTGCCCGCCATGCCGCCGAGAAATGCCGATGCTGATCGAAGAAGCGACGCGCTCGCCCATGCCGATCCTGCTCATCAATCAGGGCGAGGATGCGGAGCGGGTGCGTGCGTGGCTTCAAGGCCAAAAGCTTGCACCGGCCAATGTCCTGCTGGACCCGGATCAGCGCGCGGCCGCCGCGATCGGATCGGCGGGCCTGCCTGCGACGCTGTTCATCGATAGCAAGGGAGTCATCCGCGAGTTGCATGTAGGCGAAATCTCCCGCGCCGCCTTGCTCGCGGGAATGCGGGAGCTGGATTAG
- a CDS encoding Dps family protein — MTRQVNIGIDEEDRVAISEGLSRLLADTYTLYLTSHNFHWNVTGPMFNSLHTMFMTQYTELWNAIDPIAERIRSLGQPAPGSYAQYAKLSSLPDAPEVPPKALDMVDILAKGHEATARTARALFPLVEKASDEPTADLLTQRIGVHEQTAWMLRALLEE; from the coding sequence ATGACCAGACAAGTGAATATCGGGATCGACGAAGAAGATCGCGTGGCGATCTCCGAAGGCCTCAGCCGCCTGCTGGCGGATACCTACACCCTCTATCTCACCTCGCATAATTTCCACTGGAACGTGACCGGGCCGATGTTCAACAGCCTGCACACCATGTTCATGACGCAATATACCGAGCTGTGGAACGCGATCGATCCGATCGCCGAGCGCATCCGCTCGCTCGGGCAGCCGGCACCGGGTTCCTATGCGCAATATGCGAAGCTCAGCTCGCTGCCGGACGCGCCGGAAGTTCCCCCCAAGGCGCTCGACATGGTGGACATCCTGGCCAAAGGACATGAAGCGACGGCCCGGACCGCACGCGCGCTGTTCCCGCTCGTCGAGAAGGCGAGCGACGAGCCGACCGCAGACCTGCTGACGCAAAGAATCGGCGTGCATGAGCAGACTGCATGGATGCTCCGCGCGCTGCTCGAGGAATAG
- a CDS encoding c-type heme family protein translates to MGVCSSIAPALAAQLSEESGASVRRTALRARNPAVTADATEQRVMEGWSAAPLDENGRPKRWLAHDEREYRYMRAIPTMPMRLACHGQNIAPE, encoded by the coding sequence ATCGGCGTCTGTTCGAGCATCGCCCCGGCGCTTGCCGCGCAGCTCTCGGAAGAAAGCGGCGCGAGTGTCAGGCGCACCGCACTCCGCGCCCGTAACCCAGCCGTCACGGCCGATGCGACCGAACAGCGCGTCATGGAGGGCTGGTCTGCCGCGCCGCTGGATGAAAACGGCCGCCCCAAGCGCTGGCTGGCGCATGATGAGCGCGAATACCGCTATATGCGCGCCATACCGACCATGCCCATGCGCCTCGCCTGCCACGGCCAGAACATCGCCCCCGAGTAA
- a CDS encoding ArsR/SmtB family transcription factor: MMPLDTPLAELVKHAAYAANVLKLVANEQRLLILCRLTQGEFSVGQMVELCGQSQSSVSQHLGRLREGGLVKTRRDGTTIYYSLADDDVRKLIDMLCDRFGPPAGRSSVS; encoded by the coding sequence ATGATGCCCCTCGATACGCCCCTTGCTGAACTCGTGAAGCACGCCGCCTATGCCGCGAACGTGCTGAAGCTGGTCGCGAACGAACAGCGGTTGCTGATACTTTGCCGGCTGACGCAAGGTGAGTTTTCGGTCGGGCAAATGGTGGAGTTGTGCGGGCAATCGCAATCCAGCGTCTCCCAGCATCTGGGGCGGCTGCGCGAAGGCGGCCTGGTCAAGACCCGCCGCGACGGCACGACGATCTACTACAGCCTGGCCGATGACGACGTTCGCAAGCTGATCGACATGCTCTGCGACCGCTTCGGGCCGCCCGCTGGCCGATCGTCAGTGTCGTAA
- a CDS encoding efflux RND transporter permease subunit, translating into MNLGISGRLTKATIASPLTPLFLLAAIAVGLLALLSIPREEEPQISVPMVDIQVMAPGLSATDATELVGIPLETIVKSVDGVEHVYTQAQDDGVMVTARFLVGSDPEDASIRIEEKLRANWDRKPVGIPDPKVTVRGINDVPAVVLTLSPKPGAVGQWNDASLYELASKLRTEIAKVDNVGLTFLVGGGPEEIRIAPDPAKLRQYGVPLGSVIEAASEANRSFPLGNIREDGKAVGVTAGRTLSSAQEVGLLTVRSGTGAPVYLRDIASVSQGPREDQARAWRWAKAENGKWNSAPAVSIAFAKRAGANAVVVSDAILERVEKLKGRLIPDDVEVAVTRNYGETANEKANELLFHLALATVSIVVLIGFAIGWREAGVTAVVIPTTILLTMFASNLMGYTINRVSLFALIFSIGILVDDAIVMIENIARHWAMDDDRSRTQAAIEAVAEVGNPTVVATLTVVAALLPMLFVSGLMGPYMAPIPVNASAAMIFSFFVAVVIAPWLMIRFARRTLANGHGHDESGGKLGQLYARVAHRVIDTRKSARNFLIGVGVATLVACSMFYFKAVTVKLLPFDNKSEVQVVVDMPEGTALESTGRVLEDVAGIVRGLPEATSMEAYVGTSAPFNFNGLVRHYFLRAQPEQGDVMVTLLPKGDRSRSSHEIALDLRQRLKALKLSAGASIKVVETPPGPPVLATLLAEVYGPDAATRQKTATELEKIFRSVPYIVDVDNSFGTPRPKVRLDIQRDRLDYYGLSQRQIADSIGMLLGSQTVGYAPRGDGRTPLPITIALEQKDRSWTQALSSTPVAQTPGGELVDLGAVVDVRTETGSPAIFRRDGRYADMVTAELAGAYEAPIYGMLAVDRAVNDYDWAAKGLAKPEIRLNGQPEDESVASILWDGEWEITWVTFRDMGGAFMVALLGIYILVVAQFRSFRLPLVILTPVPLTLVGIVIGHMLFRAPFTATSMIGFIALAGIIVRNSILLVDFIRHTATPDKSLRDVLLEAGTIRFKPIVLTAAAAMIGAAVILTDPIFQGLAISLLFGLASSTLLTVLVIPAIYIVLRDDGKPATR; encoded by the coding sequence ATGAATCTCGGCATCTCCGGCCGCCTCACCAAGGCCACCATTGCCTCGCCCCTGACGCCGCTGTTTCTCCTCGCGGCGATCGCCGTTGGTCTGCTGGCTCTTCTTTCCATCCCCCGGGAGGAGGAACCGCAGATCAGCGTGCCGATGGTGGACATCCAGGTCATGGCCCCAGGCCTTTCCGCCACCGATGCCACCGAATTGGTTGGTATCCCGCTGGAGACGATCGTCAAGAGCGTGGACGGCGTAGAGCATGTCTATACCCAGGCGCAGGACGATGGCGTGATGGTGACGGCCCGCTTCCTTGTGGGGTCAGATCCCGAGGACGCGTCGATCCGCATCGAGGAGAAGCTGCGCGCCAATTGGGACAGGAAGCCCGTCGGTATTCCCGATCCCAAAGTGACGGTGCGCGGCATCAACGATGTGCCCGCCGTCGTGCTGACGCTCTCGCCCAAACCCGGCGCGGTCGGCCAGTGGAACGACGCTAGCCTCTATGAGCTGGCCTCGAAGCTGCGCACCGAGATCGCCAAGGTCGACAATGTCGGGCTCACCTTTCTCGTCGGCGGAGGTCCCGAAGAAATCCGCATCGCGCCGGACCCTGCGAAGCTGCGCCAATATGGCGTGCCTCTGGGCAGCGTGATCGAGGCTGCGAGCGAAGCCAACCGTAGCTTCCCGCTGGGCAATATTCGCGAGGACGGCAAGGCGGTCGGCGTGACTGCGGGCCGCACACTATCGTCGGCGCAAGAAGTGGGGCTCTTGACCGTACGGTCCGGCACCGGCGCCCCCGTCTATCTGCGCGACATCGCTAGTGTCAGCCAAGGGCCGCGTGAGGATCAGGCCCGAGCGTGGCGCTGGGCAAAGGCGGAGAACGGCAAATGGAATTCCGCGCCCGCTGTCAGCATCGCCTTCGCCAAGCGCGCCGGGGCCAATGCCGTGGTCGTATCCGACGCCATCCTTGAGCGCGTCGAAAAACTCAAGGGCAGGCTCATCCCCGATGATGTCGAGGTCGCCGTTACCCGCAACTATGGCGAGACGGCCAACGAGAAGGCCAACGAACTGCTGTTCCACCTGGCGCTGGCGACCGTTTCCATCGTCGTGCTGATCGGCTTCGCGATCGGATGGCGCGAGGCTGGCGTGACCGCCGTGGTCATCCCGACGACGATCCTGCTCACCATGTTCGCGTCGAACCTCATGGGCTACACGATCAACCGCGTCAGCCTGTTCGCGCTCATCTTCTCGATCGGCATCCTCGTGGACGATGCGATCGTCATGATCGAGAATATCGCCCGCCATTGGGCGATGGACGATGATCGAAGCCGGACGCAGGCGGCGATCGAGGCCGTGGCCGAAGTGGGCAATCCGACCGTTGTCGCCACCTTGACTGTCGTTGCTGCGCTGCTTCCCATGTTGTTCGTTTCGGGGTTGATGGGACCGTATATGGCGCCGATTCCGGTCAACGCTTCGGCCGCGATGATCTTTTCCTTCTTCGTCGCAGTGGTCATCGCGCCATGGTTGATGATCCGGTTCGCGAGGCGGACGCTGGCCAATGGCCACGGCCATGACGAGAGCGGCGGTAAGCTGGGCCAGCTCTATGCCCGCGTCGCGCATCGCGTGATCGATACGCGAAAGTCAGCACGCAATTTCCTGATCGGGGTGGGCGTGGCAACGCTCGTTGCCTGCTCGATGTTCTATTTCAAGGCCGTCACCGTGAAGCTGCTGCCGTTCGACAACAAGTCGGAGGTTCAGGTGGTGGTCGACATGCCCGAAGGCACGGCGCTCGAAAGCACGGGCCGTGTGCTGGAGGATGTCGCTGGCATCGTGCGAGGCCTGCCGGAAGCGACGTCGATGGAGGCCTATGTCGGCACGTCGGCGCCGTTCAATTTCAACGGTCTTGTCCGGCACTATTTCCTGCGCGCGCAGCCAGAACAGGGCGACGTGATGGTGACGTTGCTGCCCAAGGGCGACCGCAGCCGGTCGAGCCACGAGATCGCGCTCGATCTTCGGCAGCGATTGAAGGCGCTGAAACTTTCCGCGGGCGCTTCGATCAAGGTGGTCGAGACGCCGCCGGGACCGCCGGTGCTCGCGACGCTGCTCGCCGAGGTCTATGGCCCCGATGCCGCAACCCGCCAGAAGACGGCGACCGAGCTGGAGAAGATCTTCAGGTCCGTTCCCTACATCGTCGACGTCGATAACAGCTTTGGCACGCCGCGGCCCAAGGTGCGCCTCGACATCCAGCGCGACCGCCTCGACTATTATGGCCTCTCGCAGCGCCAGATCGCCGACAGCATCGGCATGCTCCTGGGCAGCCAGACCGTGGGCTACGCACCGCGCGGCGACGGGCGCACGCCGCTCCCGATCACCATCGCGCTCGAGCAAAAGGATCGGAGCTGGACGCAGGCCCTTTCGAGCACGCCGGTTGCGCAGACGCCCGGCGGCGAGTTAGTCGACTTGGGCGCCGTGGTCGATGTCCGCACCGAGACAGGAAGTCCTGCCATCTTCCGCCGCGATGGCCGCTATGCCGACATGGTGACGGCCGAGCTCGCTGGCGCCTATGAAGCGCCGATCTATGGAATGTTGGCGGTCGATCGCGCAGTGAACGACTATGATTGGGCGGCCAAGGGGCTGGCGAAGCCGGAAATCCGCCTCAATGGGCAGCCAGAGGATGAAAGCGTGGCATCCATCCTCTGGGACGGCGAATGGGAGATCACCTGGGTCACGTTCCGCGACATGGGCGGTGCCTTCATGGTGGCGCTGCTCGGCATCTATATTCTTGTCGTGGCGCAATTTCGAAGCTTCCGCCTGCCGCTGGTCATCCTGACGCCAGTGCCGCTGACCCTGGTCGGCATCGTCATCGGCCATATGCTGTTCCGCGCGCCGTTTACGGCGACCTCGATGATCGGCTTCATCGCGCTCGCGGGCATCATCGTGCGCAACTCGATCCTGCTGGTCGATTTTATCCGGCACACGGCGACGCCCGATAAGTCCCTGCGCGATGTATTGCTCGAAGCGGGAACGATCAGGTTCAAGCCGATCGTGCTGACCGCTGCGGCCGCCATGATCGGCGCCGCCGTAATTCTTACCGACCCGATCTTTCAGGGCCTCGCAATTTCGCTGCTGTTCGGTCTTGCATCCTCGACGCTGCTGACCGTGCTGGTTATTCCGGCCATTTACATTGTGCTTCGAGATGACGGAAAGCCCGCGACCAGATGA
- a CDS encoding efflux RND transporter periplasmic adaptor subunit, producing the protein MGKWLFLASAALALSACGSQPERDEAVATLPAGNMVRLAPKDIADMKAVGAEIATRDQAEVLARIPGILTSLSVRAGDTVQKGQRIGMIVDSRLGYETSAYGAQAAAAQAEAARANADLARIRDLYNNGVYAKARLDQAVATARAADAQVAAARAQQGASASVAGQGAVIAPASGRVLRADIPAGSAVAPGMSIATVTAGPPVLRLMLPESVAGQVRPGARVIVNDAALQVAGVPSGSHEGSVTQVYPAITAGQVRADATLPGLSTRFIGRRVSASVEVGRRKALVVPRQYVTTHYGIDQVQVVSEGKRLSMVPVQIAPTADPTLVEILSGVSAGDMLFVPGKPAKASRQ; encoded by the coding sequence ATGGGCAAGTGGCTTTTTTTGGCAAGCGCCGCGCTGGCGCTATCGGCGTGCGGCAGTCAGCCGGAACGCGATGAGGCAGTAGCTACGCTGCCTGCCGGGAATATGGTGCGACTCGCGCCGAAAGACATCGCCGATATGAAAGCCGTGGGTGCGGAGATCGCCACGCGCGATCAAGCCGAGGTGCTTGCTCGCATTCCCGGCATATTGACTTCCCTTTCGGTACGGGCCGGAGACACGGTACAGAAGGGCCAGCGCATCGGCATGATCGTCGACTCGCGGCTTGGCTATGAGACGAGCGCTTATGGTGCGCAAGCCGCCGCGGCGCAGGCGGAGGCCGCGCGCGCCAATGCCGATCTCGCTCGCATCCGCGACCTCTACAACAACGGCGTCTATGCCAAGGCGCGCCTGGATCAGGCCGTGGCTACCGCGCGCGCAGCCGACGCGCAGGTCGCCGCCGCCCGCGCGCAGCAGGGCGCGAGCGCCAGCGTCGCGGGACAGGGCGCGGTGATTGCGCCGGCAAGCGGCCGCGTGTTGCGCGCAGACATTCCGGCGGGCTCCGCGGTCGCGCCGGGCATGTCGATTGCAACCGTCACCGCCGGCCCGCCGGTCTTGCGCCTGATGCTGCCTGAATCGGTTGCAGGACAGGTTCGCCCCGGTGCCCGCGTGATCGTCAATGATGCAGCTTTACAAGTTGCCGGGGTGCCTTCCGGGTCGCACGAAGGCAGCGTAACGCAGGTCTATCCTGCGATCACCGCAGGCCAGGTTCGCGCCGATGCGACGCTGCCGGGTCTCTCAACGCGATTTATCGGCCGCCGCGTGAGTGCTTCGGTCGAGGTCGGCAGGCGCAAGGCGTTGGTCGTGCCGCGTCAATACGTCACCACGCACTACGGGATAGATCAGGTTCAGGTGGTGAGCGAAGGCAAGCGTCTCAGCATGGTGCCGGTGCAGATCGCGCCAACGGCCGATCCTACCCTGGTCGAGATATTGAGCGGCGTGTCCGCCGGCGACATGCTGTTTGTCCCCGGTAAGCCTGCCAAGGCAAGCCGCCAATGA
- a CDS encoding rhodanese-like domain-containing protein, translating into MFGFKKRAVHREISPVELNAMLKDGKALLIDVREASEFATGHIAGALNMPLSGFAPRNIPDPEGRTVVLQCAGGRRSGQALDQCAQAQSAIDTHLAGGIGAWKDAGLPVIGS; encoded by the coding sequence ATGTTCGGATTTAAGAAACGTGCTGTGCACCGCGAGATCAGCCCCGTTGAGTTGAACGCCATGCTGAAGGACGGCAAAGCGCTGTTGATCGACGTGCGCGAGGCCAGCGAATTCGCCACCGGTCACATCGCAGGGGCATTAAACATGCCGCTATCGGGCTTTGCACCTCGTAACATCCCTGATCCCGAAGGTCGGACGGTCGTGCTGCAATGCGCGGGCGGGCGACGTTCCGGGCAGGCGCTTGACCAATGCGCGCAGGCCCAGAGCGCGATCGACACGCATCTCGCCGGCGGTATCGGCGCCTGGAAAGACGCCGGACTGCCGGTGATCGGTAGCTAA
- a CDS encoding NAD(P)/FAD-dependent oxidoreductase: MGKPLIVVLGAGLGGTIASYEIKAAVKDRADVMTVSDTDTYSFIPSNPWVAVRWRKPEAIQVHLPPVFAKKKIGFTSIGAKRLHASEKRLELNDGTSITYDYLVIATGPDLAFDEIEGLGPQGHTVSVCQTAHAAHAADAFDAFVENPGPIVVGAVQGASCYGPAYEFALILDTELRRRKIRDKVPMTFVTAEPYIGHLGLDGVGDTKSLLESEMRNRHIKWITNARVSKVEAGLMHVEEVGDEGAVKKTHDLPFGYSMMLPAFRGVPAVRDIEGLTNPRGFIIIDKHQRNPAFPEIFALGVCVAIPPTGPTPVPVGVPKTGFMIESMVTATAANLASILEGKEPTAQATWNAVCLADFGDGGVAFVAQPQIPPRNVNWASSGKWVHLAKIGFEKYFLRKVRKGESEPFYESLALHVMGIRKLRF, from the coding sequence ATGGGCAAGCCGTTGATCGTGGTGTTGGGAGCTGGCCTGGGAGGCACGATCGCCTCCTATGAGATCAAGGCCGCCGTCAAAGACCGCGCGGACGTGATGACGGTATCCGATACGGACACCTACAGCTTCATCCCGTCCAACCCATGGGTCGCCGTTCGCTGGCGCAAGCCGGAAGCGATACAGGTCCATCTCCCTCCGGTGTTCGCGAAGAAGAAGATCGGTTTTACCTCCATCGGCGCAAAGCGACTCCATGCGAGCGAAAAGCGCCTCGAACTCAATGACGGAACATCAATCACTTACGACTATCTCGTAATCGCAACGGGTCCCGATCTGGCCTTCGACGAGATCGAAGGGCTGGGACCGCAAGGCCATACCGTCTCGGTTTGCCAGACTGCCCATGCCGCCCATGCGGCCGACGCCTTCGATGCCTTCGTGGAGAACCCCGGCCCGATCGTTGTTGGCGCGGTCCAGGGCGCTTCCTGCTACGGTCCGGCCTACGAATTCGCGCTGATCCTCGACACCGAGCTTCGCCGCCGCAAGATCCGTGACAAGGTGCCGATGACCTTTGTCACCGCCGAACCCTATATCGGGCATCTCGGCCTCGATGGCGTCGGCGATACCAAGTCGTTGCTCGAAAGCGAGATGCGCAATCGTCACATTAAATGGATCACCAATGCGCGCGTGTCCAAAGTCGAAGCCGGACTCATGCATGTCGAGGAAGTGGGCGACGAGGGCGCGGTCAAGAAAACGCACGATCTGCCGTTCGGCTACTCGATGATGCTCCCCGCCTTTCGGGGTGTCCCCGCCGTGCGCGACATCGAAGGTCTGACCAACCCGCGCGGCTTCATCATCATCGACAAGCACCAGCGCAATCCCGCCTTTCCCGAAATCTTCGCGCTCGGCGTCTGCGTTGCCATTCCGCCCACGGGTCCGACCCCCGTACCGGTCGGTGTGCCCAAGACCGGCTTCATGATCGAGAGCATGGTGACGGCAACCGCCGCCAACCTCGCGTCGATCCTCGAAGGCAAGGAGCCGACGGCCCAAGCGACGTGGAACGCCGTCTGCCTTGCCGATTTCGGTGACGGCGGCGTGGCCTTCGTCGCGCAGCCCCAGATTCCGCCGCGCAATGTTAATTGGGCCTCCAGCGGCAAATGGGTTCATTTGGCCAAGATCGGCTTCGAGAAATATTTCCTGCGCAAGGTCCGCAAGGGCGAGAGCGAGCCATTTTATGAAAGCCTCGCGCTCCATGTCATGGGCATCCGCAAGCTGCGTTTCTGA
- a CDS encoding YgaP family membrane protein, protein MTLDRAVMTFAGCVVLLGVVLSLTVHPWWIALTAFAGLNMIQASFTGFCPAAMLFKALGVRPGTAFK, encoded by the coding sequence ATGACTCTCGATCGTGCCGTGATGACATTCGCCGGATGTGTTGTGCTGCTTGGCGTCGTCCTGTCGCTCACCGTCCATCCATGGTGGATCGCGCTGACCGCATTTGCGGGCCTCAATATGATCCAGGCGAGCTTCACCGGCTTCTGCCCCGCCGCGATGCTGTTCAAGGCGCTCGGCGTTCGTCCGGGGACTGCCTTCAAATGA
- a CDS encoding TolC family outer membrane protein, producing the protein MILNRSIRLLACLLASVAMPAQATTLEEAIAAAMNHAPEIEAASADADAADARIQEARGQGLPSATLSGTIGYGRLDPQGFFGLPAANVTPRAAQLTIEQPLYMGGRVSAGIEQARAGSEAARAGETMTRSQILVATVQAYGDVLTTHRTVTLYEQMVRQMEEIQRQARLRFKAGESPNTDVAQAAARLAEAQAALEGARGHAASVDARFTNLTGLVPQDLQPIPANPAIPASLDEALDIARANNPAVAQAEAALKATRAGARGARAERLPTVGAFAEGSTVRDQFFPDYRADGATVGVRARWQLFSGGRVSAKIAESNSAVRAADARVRAARSAVDEQTISAFQGVRSAVLVEAAAASQALSAAQARDSVRHEVRVGMKPQLDLLDAERESTAGAVNEARAQSERIVAAYRLLALLGR; encoded by the coding sequence ATGATCCTCAATCGGTCGATCCGCCTCTTGGCTTGCCTGCTCGCGAGCGTCGCCATGCCAGCGCAGGCGACCACGCTGGAAGAGGCGATCGCGGCCGCGATGAACCATGCGCCCGAGATCGAGGCGGCGAGCGCCGATGCCGATGCAGCCGATGCCCGGATCCAGGAAGCCAGAGGTCAGGGTCTCCCCAGCGCGACGCTAAGCGGGACAATCGGCTATGGCCGCCTCGATCCACAGGGCTTTTTCGGACTTCCGGCAGCGAACGTCACCCCGCGCGCGGCGCAACTCACCATCGAGCAGCCTCTCTATATGGGTGGTCGGGTCAGCGCCGGGATCGAGCAGGCCAGAGCCGGGAGCGAAGCGGCACGCGCGGGTGAGACCATGACGCGCAGCCAGATCCTCGTCGCGACGGTCCAGGCTTATGGCGACGTGCTGACCACACATCGCACGGTCACGCTCTACGAACAGATGGTACGGCAGATGGAGGAGATCCAGCGCCAGGCCCGTCTCCGCTTCAAGGCCGGCGAAAGTCCCAACACCGACGTCGCGCAGGCTGCTGCCCGCCTTGCTGAAGCGCAGGCCGCGCTTGAAGGCGCGCGCGGCCATGCCGCCTCGGTCGATGCCCGGTTCACCAACCTGACCGGCCTCGTGCCGCAGGACCTTCAGCCAATTCCGGCAAATCCCGCCATCCCGGCCTCACTCGATGAAGCGCTCGACATCGCGCGGGCGAATAACCCTGCCGTCGCTCAGGCGGAAGCGGCATTGAAAGCCACGCGGGCTGGCGCAAGAGGGGCGCGGGCCGAACGCCTGCCCACGGTGGGAGCGTTCGCTGAAGGCTCGACGGTTCGCGATCAGTTCTTCCCCGATTACCGCGCCGATGGCGCAACGGTCGGGGTGCGGGCGCGGTGGCAGTTATTTTCGGGCGGGCGCGTTTCGGCGAAGATCGCAGAATCCAACAGTGCGGTCAGGGCCGCCGATGCGCGGGTGCGCGCCGCGCGATCCGCCGTTGATGAACAGACGATCAGCGCCTTTCAGGGCGTGCGATCCGCCGTGCTGGTCGAAGCCGCCGCCGCAAGCCAGGCCCTTTCCGCAGCACAGGCCCGCGACAGCGTTCGCCACGAGGTACGCGTTGGCATGAAACCCCAGCTCGATCTGCTCGATGCGGAACGCGAGTCGACCGCTGGGGCGGTGAACGAGGCCAGGGCGCAAAGCGAGCGCATCGTTGCGGCCTATCGGCTACTCGCGCTGCTTGGGCGCTGA
- the paoA gene encoding aldehyde dehydrogenase iron-sulfur subunit PaoA encodes MTSDHLTRRGLLQGSAAAAAALPSLGEARAAPHRQPQSSKGEPMAAVELTVNGRDVHLQIDTRTTLLDALREHLHLTGTKKGCDHGQCGACTVIVEGRRINSCLTLAVMHEGESITTIEGLGTPEKLHPMQRAFITHDGYQCGYCTPGQICSAVAMLDELGAGIPSHVTDDLEKVDFSDAELRERMSGNICRCAAYPNIIAAIRDVAGEKA; translated from the coding sequence TTGACGTCCGATCATCTGACACGCCGTGGCCTGCTGCAGGGAAGCGCTGCTGCGGCTGCGGCGCTTCCTTCGCTGGGCGAGGCGCGCGCCGCGCCGCACCGCCAGCCGCAATCGAGCAAGGGAGAGCCCATGGCTGCCGTGGAATTGACCGTGAATGGACGGGATGTGCACCTGCAGATCGATACGCGGACGACGCTGCTGGACGCGCTGCGCGAGCATCTGCACCTGACCGGCACCAAGAAAGGCTGCGATCACGGCCAGTGCGGCGCCTGCACCGTCATTGTCGAAGGGCGGCGGATCAATAGCTGCCTGACGCTGGCCGTCATGCACGAAGGGGAATCGATCACCACCATCGAAGGTCTGGGCACGCCGGAAAAGCTGCATCCGATGCAGCGCGCCTTCATCACCCATGATGGCTATCAATGCGGCTATTGCACGCCCGGCCAGATCTGTTCAGCGGTGGCCATGCTCGACGAACTGGGGGCTGGCATCCCAAGCCATGTGACCGACGATCTTGAGAAAGTCGATTTTTCGGACGCGGAACTGCGGGAACGGATGAGCGGCAATATCTGCCGCTGCGCCGCCTATCCCAACATCATCGCCGCCATCCGCGATGTCGCGGGGGAAAAGGCGTGA